One window from the genome of Spirochaetota bacterium encodes:
- a CDS encoding class I SAM-dependent methyltransferase: protein MNPPLSKESISKLYQEGYYTGKADYTYYDERKAEQYAKFVWDARLKTIRKYVAAGNFLDVGCSFGGFLNAASKYYTVYGIEPSHYSAKYAQRRFGKDYIHCGTLSDHPFAHNTFSVITMIEVLEHIQNPLEALIECYQLCITGGLLVIQTANMDGLQAVLQKEQYGYFLPGHFSYFTKKNLTETLQKVGFKRIKVYQPVDFGLLPKLLKSRMNFSKMKDYKSWLRIAGYHYLSKLHVSNFAATSSMVVYAFK, encoded by the coding sequence ATGAACCCACCACTTTCAAAGGAAAGTATCTCTAAACTGTATCAAGAAGGATACTACACCGGTAAGGCAGATTATACATATTATGATGAAAGAAAGGCTGAACAGTATGCAAAGTTTGTATGGGATGCACGGTTAAAAACTATACGTAAATATGTTGCAGCTGGAAATTTTCTTGATGTAGGATGTTCGTTTGGAGGCTTTTTAAATGCTGCCTCAAAGTATTACACGGTATACGGTATAGAACCATCGCACTATTCCGCAAAATATGCACAACGTCGTTTTGGCAAAGATTATATTCATTGCGGTACACTTTCAGATCACCCATTTGCTCATAATACTTTTTCTGTGATAACGATGATCGAAGTACTTGAGCATATTCAAAATCCTCTGGAGGCATTAATTGAATGCTACCAACTATGTATTACTGGAGGATTACTGGTGATACAAACAGCTAATATGGATGGGTTACAGGCAGTATTGCAAAAAGAACAATATGGATATTTTTTACCGGGACATTTTTCTTACTTTACTAAAAAAAATCTCACTGAAACCTTACAAAAGGTTGGTTTTAAAAGAATAAAAGTATATCAGCCAGTTGATTTTGGATTATTACCAAAATTGTTAAAATCACGAATGAATTTTTCAAAAATGAAAGATTATAAAAGCTGGCTTCGTATAGCAGGATATCATTACCTGAGCAAACTACACGTTAGTAACTTTGCCGCTACCAGTTCAATGGTAGTGTATGCCTTTAAATAA
- a CDS encoding class I SAM-dependent methyltransferase translates to MDTTTKRWNTHYTRDASVLLYPDEQLVRMLSKHAANKARAIDVGCGTGRHIKLLYEFGCNYVVGIDISFNALVQSKKVLHADFVQAEIQNLPFGDSSFDIAVAWGSLHYAKKDMLPVMLHEIKRILAPHGVLFGTLRSENDTYIARGKHLGNNIWETDLTDIKGAVVSLYSLEEVKTYLNVFSEYHIGLMERTLLDDLTKKLSHWYFYAQV, encoded by the coding sequence ATGGATACTACAACAAAGCGTTGGAATACACACTATACTCGTGATGCTTCAGTGCTTCTATATCCTGACGAACAGCTTGTACGGATGCTTTCAAAACATGCAGCCAATAAAGCCAGGGCAATTGATGTGGGATGTGGCACGGGAAGGCATATTAAGCTTCTGTATGAATTTGGATGCAATTACGTAGTTGGCATTGACATCAGCTTTAATGCACTTGTACAGAGCAAAAAAGTTTTACATGCAGATTTTGTGCAGGCTGAAATCCAAAATCTTCCATTTGGCGATAGCTCATTTGATATTGCTGTTGCCTGGGGATCACTGCATTACGCAAAAAAAGACATGCTTCCAGTGATGTTGCATGAAATTAAACGTATTCTTGCACCTCATGGAGTATTGTTTGGCACACTGCGAAGTGAAAATGATACCTATATAGCAAGGGGTAAACACCTTGGAAACAATATTTGGGAAACAGATCTTACTGATATTAAAGGTGCAGTTGTTTCACTATATTCCTTAGAAGAAGTTAAGACATACCTCAACGTATTTAGCGAATATCATATTGGACTAATGGAACGTACACTATTGGATGATCTTACAAAAAAATTATCACACTGGTACTTCTACGCACAAGTATGA
- a CDS encoding ATP-grasp domain-containing protein encodes MFIVSIGAGKNQIPLIVSCKDLGYKVIGIDKNPLAEGFKYCDIKIIESIYNYHEIYLLLKDVLVFDDVAAVVSRTYGEALKTVAYLCQQFKLPYIDFHTIDTIINKADFRAIAIKNTIPMPYGLLLYKKDLSKYKNVSFPCIVKPLKGHAKQSVKLIDSYHELRLFMMNNPQDTVLTEEYIDGDEIIVIGFVHNGIYYISDISDKILNAKPYFVDRMHILPSRYFTMYNDIKLLGQKIANVFSLQSTPLLMECIIKNNSIYLIEAACEFGGEYLADYAIPARLQYNIFKSFVQAITTGHIHTPGQTSKAAIVKYIMGTNGKLVSYTIPNNKNCIHAEIFKQIGDTITYPKTNHQRVGVIVTKGKTVEKAMQTADTILEQMHIIIE; translated from the coding sequence ATGTTTATAGTATCAATTGGAGCAGGGAAAAATCAAATACCGCTAATAGTATCATGTAAAGATTTAGGATATAAAGTAATCGGTATTGATAAAAATCCTTTGGCGGAAGGTTTCAAATATTGCGATATTAAAATTATAGAGTCAATCTACAATTATCATGAAATATATCTGTTATTAAAGGATGTGCTGGTATTTGATGATGTAGCTGCAGTTGTAAGCAGAACATACGGCGAAGCATTAAAAACAGTAGCCTACCTTTGCCAGCAATTTAAATTACCATATATAGATTTTCATACTATTGATACTATTATCAATAAAGCTGATTTTAGAGCTATCGCCATAAAGAATACTATACCAATGCCGTATGGATTGCTTCTGTATAAAAAAGATCTTAGCAAATACAAAAATGTATCATTCCCCTGTATTGTAAAACCTTTAAAAGGGCATGCTAAACAAAGTGTAAAGCTCATTGATAGTTACCATGAATTGCGTTTGTTCATGATGAATAACCCACAAGATACTGTGCTCACTGAAGAATACATTGATGGCGATGAAATTATTGTGATTGGATTTGTCCACAATGGAATATATTATATAAGTGATATCAGTGATAAGATATTGAATGCAAAACCATATTTTGTTGATAGAATGCATATATTGCCGTCACGCTATTTTACAATGTATAACGATATCAAACTACTTGGCCAAAAAATAGCAAATGTATTTTCATTACAGTCAACTCCACTCTTAATGGAATGCATTATTAAAAATAACTCTATTTATTTGATAGAAGCTGCATGTGAATTTGGTGGTGAATATTTAGCTGATTATGCTATCCCTGCTCGTTTACAGTACAATATATTCAAATCATTTGTACAAGCAATTACAACTGGACATATACATACTCCCGGGCAAACGTCAAAAGCCGCAATTGTTAAATATATTATGGGAACTAATGGAAAGCTTGTGTCATATACAATACCTAACAATAAAAATTGTATTCATGCCGAAATTTTTAAACAAATTGGTGACACAATAACGTACCCAAAAACTAACCACCAACGCGTAGGAGTGATAGTTACCAAAGGAAAAACAGTTGAAAAAGCCATGCAAACAGCCGACACAATACTTGAACAGATGCACATCATTATTGAATGA